In a single window of the Thermoanaerobaculia bacterium genome:
- a CDS encoding TolC family protein, with amino-acid sequence MKTLRALTITACAAAFAAGLAAQTTLAPPPPAPPPPPAAPEHPAVSVTVSARAGKGHAEPIPAATDEGVKLSLRDAIALALANNVDLQVSIAGDEQGFYGVLQQKGIFDPLAFANVSAADQQTPQASTLGGGTSTQTKTYVGDVGVSQLLPTGGTFTLGFDNQKTDTNNRFFTINPSYDSSLFLNLKHPLLRNFGRDVTTRFIRIAKNNQAANNQVFLQNVQTTITAVEQAYWDLVYARQNLQVKKESRDLAQELYRITKIKIDVGSQAPIDIVQTEAGVAQRELDIITASQAVGDAEDRLKRLLNFAAVGRWDDRVIPTDEVRVETVPVDTNAGVEQALQNRPEVRGAIFSAANARINYDFARNQLLPQLDLNAQYGYAGLGGPNHVLDVNGNPTGAVIPGDWNDAFSQVRHGDFHNWTVGVTLSVPIFNRTARGAAGVARWSLEGSLASLEQLRQNVTVEVRNAARAIDTARQSIEAAGKSRELAERNVDAAKKKYDNGLVTAFEVLSVQNDLATARSAELQALTQYRDAMVAYHRAIGDLLGWKDVQVEGLASIATPDPESLRPKR; translated from the coding sequence ATGAAAACGCTCAGGGCCCTGACGATCACGGCGTGCGCGGCGGCCTTCGCGGCCGGCCTCGCGGCACAGACGACTCTCGCGCCGCCTCCTCCGGCGCCGCCTCCCCCTCCGGCCGCTCCGGAGCACCCGGCCGTCTCGGTGACCGTCTCGGCGCGGGCCGGCAAGGGGCACGCGGAGCCGATCCCGGCGGCGACCGACGAAGGCGTCAAGCTCTCGCTGCGCGATGCGATCGCGCTCGCGCTGGCCAACAACGTCGATCTCCAGGTCTCGATCGCGGGCGATGAGCAGGGCTTCTACGGCGTCCTCCAGCAGAAAGGGATCTTCGATCCGCTCGCCTTCGCCAACGTCTCGGCGGCCGATCAGCAAACGCCGCAGGCGTCGACGCTCGGCGGCGGCACGTCGACCCAGACGAAGACCTACGTCGGCGACGTCGGCGTCTCGCAGCTCCTCCCGACCGGCGGCACGTTCACGCTCGGGTTCGACAACCAGAAGACCGACACGAACAACCGGTTCTTCACGATCAACCCGTCGTACGACTCGAGCCTCTTCCTCAACCTGAAGCACCCGCTGCTGCGCAACTTCGGCCGCGATGTGACGACGCGTTTCATCCGGATCGCGAAGAACAACCAGGCGGCCAACAACCAGGTCTTCCTCCAGAACGTGCAGACGACGATCACGGCCGTCGAGCAGGCGTACTGGGACCTCGTCTACGCGCGGCAGAACCTCCAGGTGAAGAAGGAATCGCGCGACCTCGCGCAGGAGCTGTACCGGATCACGAAGATCAAGATCGACGTCGGCTCCCAGGCGCCGATCGACATCGTCCAGACGGAAGCCGGCGTGGCGCAGCGCGAGCTCGACATCATCACCGCGAGCCAGGCCGTCGGCGACGCCGAGGACCGCTTGAAGCGGCTCCTGAATTTCGCCGCCGTCGGGCGCTGGGACGACCGCGTGATCCCGACCGACGAGGTCCGCGTGGAAACCGTCCCGGTCGACACGAACGCCGGAGTCGAGCAGGCGCTCCAGAACCGGCCCGAGGTCCGCGGCGCGATCTTCTCCGCCGCCAACGCGCGCATCAACTACGACTTCGCGCGCAACCAGCTCCTGCCGCAGCTCGATCTCAACGCGCAATACGGGTACGCGGGCCTCGGCGGGCCGAACCACGTCCTCGACGTCAACGGCAACCCCACGGGCGCCGTGATCCCGGGCGACTGGAACGACGCGTTTTCGCAGGTGCGACACGGCGATTTCCACAACTGGACGGTCGGCGTGACGCTCTCCGTGCCGATCTTCAACCGCACGGCGCGCGGGGCGGCGGGCGTCGCGCGCTGGTCGCTCGAAGGGTCGCTCGCTTCCCTCGAGCAGCTGCGGCAGAACGTGACCGTGGAGGTCCGGAACGCCGCGCGCGCCATCGACACGGCGCGCCAGTCGATCGAGGCCGCGGGCAAGTCGCGCGAGCTCGCCGAGCGCAACGTCGACGCGGCGAAGAAGAAGTACGACAACGGCCTCGTCACCGCGTTCGAAGTGCTGTCGGTCCAGAACGACCTCGCGACGGCGCGGAGCGCGGAGCTCCAGGCCCTCACGCAGTACCGCGACGCGATGGTCGCGTACCATCGGGCGATCGGCGATCTCCTCGGCTGGAAGGACGTCCAGGTGGAGGGGCTCGCATCGATCGCGACGCCCGATCCCGAGTCGCTCCGGCCGAAGCGATAG
- a CDS encoding efflux RND transporter periplasmic adaptor subunit, translating into MTKKAAIAAAALAAAAAMLLAVLRWRGTAVEAWRVSRTTVRPVVAAAGEIRPPESVPVFPRVIGRVAKVLVREGDRVRAGDSLFELDGKAYAAQAAQARAAAALAEENARRAEESIEAASRKLDAARGLVGKRLASREYLAAARLDVEKAVRERDSAAAALADARARLASAREALARTRVDAPVSGNVVDLRVRTGETVRENEAVAAIADPGALRAVVEAPAGAAGAIAPGMPARVTAAGVTAAGAVREVAAPNKSGGSTYLTVMIALSSAPAALRPGMPARARIEGEPRAGVLAVPLSALVRPSGAAPGAFVWTIAGARVRRRAIAVAAAGDRLAEVASGLREGETIVGGPASAVARLEEGDHVRIETRKGE; encoded by the coding sequence ATGACGAAGAAGGCCGCGATCGCCGCCGCCGCGCTCGCCGCGGCGGCCGCGATGCTGTTGGCCGTCCTGCGGTGGCGCGGCACCGCCGTCGAAGCCTGGCGCGTCTCGCGGACGACCGTCCGTCCCGTCGTCGCCGCCGCGGGCGAGATCCGGCCGCCGGAGAGCGTTCCGGTCTTCCCCCGGGTGATCGGCCGCGTGGCGAAGGTGCTCGTCCGGGAGGGGGACCGCGTCCGCGCGGGCGATTCGCTCTTCGAGCTCGACGGCAAGGCTTACGCGGCGCAGGCGGCACAGGCGCGCGCCGCCGCGGCGCTCGCGGAGGAGAACGCGCGGCGTGCGGAGGAATCGATCGAAGCGGCATCCCGCAAGCTCGACGCCGCGCGCGGACTCGTCGGCAAGAGGCTCGCGTCGCGCGAGTACCTCGCGGCGGCGCGGCTCGACGTCGAGAAGGCGGTCCGGGAGCGCGACTCGGCGGCGGCGGCGCTCGCCGACGCCCGCGCGCGGCTGGCTTCGGCGCGCGAAGCGCTCGCGCGGACGCGCGTCGACGCTCCGGTTTCGGGGAACGTCGTCGACCTGCGCGTCCGGACCGGAGAGACGGTCCGGGAGAACGAGGCGGTCGCGGCGATCGCCGACCCCGGAGCGCTCCGCGCCGTCGTGGAGGCGCCGGCCGGTGCCGCCGGAGCGATCGCGCCCGGGATGCCGGCGCGGGTCACGGCGGCCGGCGTCACGGCCGCGGGCGCCGTGCGCGAGGTCGCCGCGCCAAACAAAAGCGGCGGTTCGACGTATCTGACGGTGATGATCGCGCTCTCTTCGGCGCCCGCCGCCCTGCGCCCCGGGATGCCCGCTCGGGCCCGCATCGAGGGAGAGCCGCGCGCCGGCGTGCTCGCGGTGCCGCTCTCCGCCCTCGTGCGGCCGTCCGGCGCCGCCCCGGGCGCCTTCGTCTGGACGATCGCCGGAGCCCGCGTGCGGCGGCGGGCGATCGCGGTTGCGGCGGCCGGCGACCGTCTCGCGGAAGTCGCGTCCGGTCTCCGCGAGGGCGAGACGATCGTCGGAGGCCCGGCTTCCGCCGTGGCCCGCCTCGAGGAAGGCGACCACGTCCGCATCGAGACGCGGAAGGGAGAATGA
- a CDS encoding ABC transporter ATP-binding protein, translating into MALIEMSGITKVYRMGQEDVQALRGVVLSIDKGEYVAIMGPSGSGKSTLMNLVGCLDTPTAGSYLLNGHEVARMSDDELAAIRNREIGFVFQTFNLLPRTSALAQVELPLVYGGVPKRQRHERAVEALRAVGLADRMTHQPSELSGGQRQRVAVARALINRPSLILADEPTGNLDSKTGADIMALFDTLNRRGNTIVLVTHEEDIAEHARRIVRILDGRVVDDRENPKHRAPASAAAARTDAPA; encoded by the coding sequence ATGGCGCTGATCGAGATGAGCGGGATCACGAAGGTCTACCGCATGGGACAGGAAGACGTACAGGCGCTCCGCGGCGTCGTGCTGTCGATCGACAAGGGAGAGTACGTCGCGATCATGGGGCCATCGGGGTCGGGGAAATCGACCCTGATGAACCTGGTCGGCTGTCTCGACACGCCCACGGCGGGGTCGTACCTCCTGAACGGTCACGAAGTGGCGCGGATGAGCGACGACGAGCTCGCCGCGATCCGCAACCGCGAGATCGGGTTCGTGTTCCAGACGTTCAACCTCCTTCCGCGCACGAGCGCGCTCGCGCAGGTCGAGCTCCCTCTCGTCTACGGCGGAGTCCCGAAGCGGCAGCGCCACGAGCGCGCCGTCGAAGCGCTCCGCGCGGTCGGGCTGGCGGACCGCATGACCCACCAGCCGAGCGAGCTCTCGGGCGGGCAGCGGCAGCGCGTCGCGGTCGCGCGCGCGCTGATCAACCGGCCGAGCCTCATCCTCGCCGACGAGCCCACGGGTAACCTCGATTCGAAGACCGGCGCCGACATCATGGCGCTCTTCGACACGCTGAACCGGCGGGGGAACACGATCGTCCTCGTCACGCACGAGGAAGACATCGCCGAGCACGCGCGCCGCATCGTCCGCATTCTCGACGGCCGGGTCGTCGACGACCGGGAGAACCCGAAGCACCGCGCGCCCGCTTCGGCCGCTGCGGCGCGGACCGACGCGCCCGCCTGA
- a CDS encoding S53 family peptidase: protein MHFSRILRWPVLLLAGAAALPAAALPREDDARVTLRGNVPPMIAAAQDAGPSDPDLPMDRMILVLARRPGAEAELEALLEAQHDPSSPLFHRWLSPDEFGARFGPSDADLGRIVDWLQQSGFSVDEIGRGRGWIDFSGTAAQVDRVFAAPIHDFTLAGEVHHANVSDPSVPARLAPFVTGIASLHDFPKRSYRVAPESRAGDFPPATGAGTRAPESPSPDYFTFGEHCLAPADFARIYGLEPLYAAGIDGAGQKIGIVGRSQIVLSDIREFRRRFGLPPKDPVVVVNGPDPGLWRVDEEQEAVLDVEWAGGVAPAATVTLVVSKSTLATDGVDLSAQYIVDHNLAAVMSTSFGACESDMGSANLAFYKNVWQQAAVQGITSFVSSGDTGYAGCDRGGSATAIGAGAVNGVASTAYDVAVGGTQLDDAETSLYWAAAPDSVSGLSALSYIPEWGWNESGAVVPGGHGLWSSAGGPSAVYAKPSWQAGPGVPADGKRDVPDVSLSAATHDGYFVFQADSGGGSTIGGTSASSPAMAGIMALIVQKKGGRQGNANRAFYPLAAAQAAGSGPDVFHDVIAGDNDVPGLAGFACASGYDLVTGVGSVDAAAIAGAWPNLPAETRPPVSRGRVAPISAPAAPPVVRSPGGGP, encoded by the coding sequence ATGCATTTCTCTCGAATCCTCCGCTGGCCGGTCCTCCTCCTCGCCGGGGCCGCCGCTCTTCCGGCCGCCGCCCTTCCGCGGGAGGACGACGCGCGAGTGACGTTGCGCGGCAACGTCCCGCCGATGATCGCGGCGGCGCAGGACGCCGGTCCCTCCGATCCCGATCTCCCCATGGATCGCATGATCCTCGTGCTCGCACGGCGTCCCGGCGCCGAGGCGGAGCTCGAGGCGCTGCTCGAGGCGCAGCACGATCCCTCGTCGCCGCTCTTCCACCGGTGGCTCTCGCCCGACGAGTTCGGAGCGCGGTTCGGGCCTTCGGACGCCGATCTCGGCCGGATCGTCGACTGGCTCCAACAGAGCGGCTTCTCCGTCGACGAGATCGGCCGGGGACGGGGATGGATCGACTTCAGCGGCACCGCCGCGCAGGTCGACCGCGTCTTCGCGGCGCCCATCCATGATTTCACGCTCGCGGGCGAGGTCCACCACGCCAACGTCTCCGATCCCTCCGTCCCGGCGCGGCTCGCCCCGTTCGTCACCGGGATCGCGTCCCTCCACGATTTCCCCAAGCGATCCTACCGGGTCGCGCCGGAGAGTCGCGCCGGCGATTTCCCGCCGGCGACGGGCGCCGGAACGCGAGCGCCGGAGAGCCCTTCTCCCGACTACTTCACGTTCGGCGAGCACTGCCTCGCTCCCGCAGACTTCGCCCGGATCTACGGTCTCGAACCGCTCTACGCGGCCGGGATCGACGGAGCGGGGCAGAAGATCGGGATCGTCGGCCGTTCCCAGATCGTGCTCTCCGACATCCGCGAGTTCCGGCGCCGGTTCGGGCTTCCGCCGAAGGATCCGGTCGTCGTCGTCAACGGGCCCGATCCCGGGTTGTGGCGCGTGGACGAAGAGCAGGAGGCGGTTCTCGACGTCGAATGGGCGGGCGGAGTCGCGCCGGCCGCGACGGTGACGCTCGTCGTCTCGAAATCGACACTTGCGACCGACGGCGTCGATCTTTCGGCGCAGTACATCGTCGACCACAACCTCGCCGCCGTGATGAGCACGAGCTTTGGCGCCTGCGAGAGCGACATGGGCTCGGCGAATCTCGCGTTCTACAAGAACGTGTGGCAGCAGGCGGCCGTGCAGGGGATCACGAGCTTCGTCTCCTCGGGGGACACGGGATATGCGGGGTGCGACAGGGGAGGGAGCGCGACGGCGATCGGCGCAGGTGCGGTCAACGGGGTCGCTTCGACGGCGTACGACGTGGCGGTCGGAGGGACGCAGCTCGACGACGCCGAGACCTCTCTCTACTGGGCCGCCGCACCCGACTCGGTGAGCGGGCTCTCCGCGCTCTCCTACATCCCGGAATGGGGGTGGAACGAGAGCGGAGCGGTGGTTCCCGGCGGACATGGACTCTGGTCGTCGGCAGGAGGACCCAGCGCCGTCTACGCGAAGCCTTCCTGGCAGGCCGGACCGGGCGTGCCCGCCGACGGCAAGCGCGACGTTCCCGACGTCTCCCTTTCGGCGGCGACCCACGACGGCTATTTCGTTTTCCAGGCCGACAGCGGGGGCGGCTCGACGATCGGCGGGACCTCCGCCTCCTCGCCCGCGATGGCGGGGATCATGGCGTTGATCGTCCAGAAGAAGGGGGGCCGTCAGGGAAACGCGAACCGCGCGTTCTATCCCCTCGCGGCGGCGCAGGCGGCCGGCTCGGGGCCGGACGTGTTCCACGACGTGATCGCCGGCGACAACGACGTGCCCGGGCTCGCCGGCTTCGCCTGCGCTTCCGGCTACGACCTCGTCACCGGCGTGGGATCGGTCGACGCGGCCGCGATCGCCGGCGCGTGGCCGAACCTCCCGGCGGAGACGCGCCCGCCGGTGAGCCGGGGGCGCGTGGCGCCGATCAGCGCGCCGGCGGCTCCGCCGGTGGTTCGGTCGCCGGGCGGCGGCCCGTGA
- the queA gene encoding tRNA preQ1(34) S-adenosylmethionine ribosyltransferase-isomerase QueA: MLVDLFDYALPVDAIAQEPRPRGTSKLLVVDPASGAIEDRTFADFPSQLRPGDLLVRNDARVIPARLLGRREGRAVEIFLLADEGSGAWTALARPGRRAKPGDAIDFPEGERARVLEVLPDGKRRVRFDPPLTPERLAAIGHVPLPPYIRRPDDPRDRDWYQTVYARSDGAVAAPTAGLHFTAAILEEIAVRGVEVADVTLLVGSGTFKPVTVPDADAHVMDRERVRIPKETVDAIARARARGGRIVAVGTTVTRALEAWALGGETDFTTDLFIRPGFEFRAVDALLTNFHLPRSTLLMLVSAFAGRELVLAAYAEALRRGYRFYSYGDAMFVTGRRPATEPPAEPPAR; this comes from the coding sequence GTGCTTGTCGACCTGTTCGACTACGCGCTGCCGGTCGACGCGATCGCCCAGGAGCCGCGCCCGCGCGGCACGTCGAAGCTCCTCGTCGTGGATCCCGCGAGCGGCGCCATCGAGGACCGGACGTTCGCGGATTTCCCCTCGCAGCTCCGCCCGGGGGACCTCCTCGTGCGCAACGACGCCCGGGTGATCCCGGCGCGGCTGCTCGGTCGACGGGAGGGACGCGCGGTCGAGATCTTCCTGCTCGCCGACGAGGGAAGCGGCGCGTGGACGGCGCTCGCCCGCCCCGGGCGGCGGGCGAAGCCGGGGGATGCGATCGACTTCCCCGAAGGGGAGCGCGCGCGGGTCCTCGAGGTGTTGCCGGACGGGAAGCGCCGGGTGCGGTTCGACCCGCCTCTCACCCCGGAGCGGCTCGCGGCGATCGGGCACGTCCCTCTCCCGCCGTACATCCGGCGCCCCGACGACCCGCGCGACCGCGACTGGTACCAGACCGTCTACGCGCGCTCGGACGGCGCGGTCGCCGCGCCGACGGCCGGACTGCACTTCACCGCCGCCATCCTCGAGGAGATCGCCGTCCGCGGCGTCGAGGTCGCGGACGTGACTCTCCTCGTCGGCTCCGGCACGTTCAAGCCCGTCACGGTCCCGGACGCGGACGCGCACGTCATGGACCGGGAGCGCGTTCGGATCCCGAAGGAGACCGTCGACGCGATCGCCCGCGCGCGCGCGCGCGGGGGCCGGATCGTCGCCGTGGGAACGACCGTGACGCGGGCGCTCGAGGCCTGGGCGCTCGGGGGAGAAACGGATTTCACGACCGACCTTTTCATCCGGCCCGGATTCGAATTCCGCGCCGTCGACGCGCTCCTGACGAACTTCCACCTGCCGAGGTCGACGCTCCTGATGCTCGTCTCGGCGTTCGCGGGACGGGAGCTCGTCCTCGCCGCGTACGCGGAGGCGCTCCGGCGGGGCTACCGCTTCTATTCCTACGGAGACGCGATGTTCGTCACGGGCCGCCGCCCGGCGACCGAACCACCGGCGGAGCCGCCGGCGCGCTGA
- the pyrR gene encoding bifunctional pyr operon transcriptional regulator/uracil phosphoribosyltransferase PyrR, with protein MVESPPLVRKAKIMDAERMERAIVRMAHEIAESERDLSELALIGIRTRGVPLAERLARCLEKNEGIRPATGSLDITLYRDDLSTVGAQPLLRKTDLTFDIKPRVVILCDDVLYTGRTIRAALDGLSDYGRAKAIRLAVLVDRGHRELPIEANYVGKRVPTSSREHIQVLFQEIDGADETWIMERA; from the coding sequence ATGGTCGAGTCTCCGCCGCTCGTCCGCAAGGCGAAGATCATGGACGCCGAGCGCATGGAGCGCGCGATCGTCCGCATGGCCCACGAGATCGCCGAGAGCGAGCGCGACCTTTCGGAGCTCGCCCTGATCGGCATCCGGACGCGCGGCGTTCCGCTCGCCGAACGCCTCGCGCGATGCCTCGAGAAGAACGAGGGGATCCGCCCGGCCACGGGGTCGCTCGATATCACTCTCTACCGAGACGACCTCTCGACGGTGGGGGCCCAGCCGCTCCTTCGGAAGACGGATCTGACGTTCGACATCAAGCCGAGGGTCGTGATCCTGTGCGACGACGTCCTGTATACCGGCCGCACGATCCGCGCGGCGCTCGACGGGCTCTCCGACTACGGCCGGGCGAAGGCGATCCGGCTCGCGGTGCTCGTCGACCGCGGCCACCGGGAGCTGCCGATCGAGGCCAATTACGTGGGAAAGCGGGTGCCCACCTCGTCGCGCGAGCACATCCAGGTGCTCTTCCAGGAGATCGACGGCGCCGACGAGACCTGGATCATGGAGCGGGCTTGA
- a CDS encoding aspartate carbamoyltransferase catalytic subunit has protein sequence MTKAGLRSKDLVGIEPLDPEEIELILDTAESMAEIGKREIKKVPALRGRMVVNLFFEASTRTRFSFETAEKWLSADTLNFAAQGTSVEKGETLLDTAKNLEAMSPDFLVIRHSSPGVPHFLASQLKTRVINAGDGAHEHPTQALLDALTIRQKKKRFENLKVAIVGDIAHSRVVRSNVWCLTKLQAKVTLCAPPTLMPVDIESMGVSATSDFEEALSGADVVMMLRVQIERGGKMAFPSSREYFARYGLTRERLALARPDAIVMHPGPMNRGVEISSEIADDADRSVILSQVANGVAVRMAVLYLLAGGSPAAWQENA, from the coding sequence TTGACGAAGGCCGGCCTGCGTTCGAAGGATCTCGTGGGGATCGAGCCGCTCGATCCGGAGGAGATCGAGCTCATCCTGGACACCGCGGAATCGATGGCGGAGATCGGCAAGCGCGAGATCAAGAAGGTGCCGGCGCTCCGCGGGCGGATGGTCGTCAATCTCTTCTTCGAGGCCTCGACGCGGACACGGTTCTCCTTCGAGACGGCGGAGAAGTGGCTTTCGGCGGACACGCTGAACTTCGCCGCGCAGGGGACTTCCGTGGAGAAGGGGGAGACGCTCCTCGACACGGCGAAGAACCTCGAGGCGATGTCTCCCGACTTCCTCGTGATCCGGCACTCGTCGCCGGGCGTCCCGCATTTCCTCGCGTCGCAGCTGAAGACCCGCGTGATCAACGCCGGGGACGGCGCGCACGAACACCCGACGCAGGCGCTCCTCGACGCGCTGACGATCCGGCAGAAGAAAAAGCGCTTCGAGAACCTGAAGGTGGCGATCGTCGGGGACATCGCCCACTCCCGGGTCGTGCGCTCGAACGTCTGGTGCCTGACGAAGCTCCAGGCGAAGGTCACGCTCTGCGCGCCGCCGACGCTGATGCCCGTCGACATCGAGTCGATGGGCGTGTCGGCCACCTCGGATTTCGAAGAGGCGCTCTCGGGTGCCGACGTCGTGATGATGCTTCGCGTCCAGATCGAGCGCGGAGGGAAGATGGCCTTTCCGTCGTCGCGGGAGTATTTCGCGCGGTACGGCCTGACGCGCGAACGCCTCGCGCTCGCGCGCCCCGATGCGATCGTGATGCACCCCGGCCCGATGAACCGGGGCGTCGAGATCTCGTCGGAGATCGCCGACGACGCGGACCGCTCCGTGATCCTGTCGCAGGTCGCCAACGGCGTGGCGGTTCGGATGGCCGTCCTTTATCTGCTCGCGGGCGGGAGCCCCGCCGCGTGGCAGGAGAACGCATGA
- a CDS encoding dihydroorotase: protein MSRILIRGGRIVDPAAGRDGIADLLVEEGRIAGIGTGLDAAGAEIVDAAGRLVFPGFIDLHVHLREPGFEYKESILSGAQAAAAGGFAAVCAMANTDPVNDHRTVTRWIADRAREAGFSRVHPIGAITKGLRGEELSEFGEMKEAGAVAVSDDGRWVANGSVMRRALEYATLFDLPVATHAEDGSLSGRGAMNEGRVSTRLGLSAQPGEAESTAVARDIALCELAGGRLHVCHVSTARSVALVREAKARGVRVTCEVTPHHLFLTDEEVARSGFSTDTKVNPPLRGAREVEALHAGLVDGTIDAVATDHAPHHADEKAVDYESAPFGVIGLETAAALFHDRLVRPGTVTLARMVELFSSGPARTFSLPGGTLAESGVADVTIFDPSAEVEVDPRAFRSRARNTPFAGARLTGAVAATYVGGREVYRRP from the coding sequence ATGAGCCGGATCCTGATCCGGGGCGGCCGCATCGTCGATCCTGCCGCGGGGCGCGACGGGATCGCGGATCTTCTCGTCGAGGAAGGGCGGATCGCGGGGATCGGGACCGGACTCGACGCCGCGGGCGCCGAGATCGTCGACGCGGCCGGCCGGCTCGTCTTTCCGGGTTTCATCGACCTGCACGTCCATCTTCGCGAGCCGGGCTTCGAGTACAAGGAATCGATCCTCTCCGGGGCGCAGGCGGCGGCGGCGGGCGGTTTCGCGGCCGTGTGCGCGATGGCGAACACGGATCCGGTCAACGATCACCGCACGGTGACGCGCTGGATCGCCGACCGGGCCCGCGAGGCCGGGTTCTCCCGCGTTCATCCGATCGGAGCGATCACGAAGGGTCTGCGCGGCGAAGAGCTCTCGGAATTCGGCGAGATGAAGGAGGCGGGCGCCGTCGCGGTCTCCGACGACGGCCGCTGGGTCGCCAACGGCTCCGTCATGCGGCGGGCGCTCGAGTACGCGACCCTGTTCGATCTGCCCGTCGCGACCCACGCCGAGGACGGGAGCCTGTCCGGACGCGGCGCGATGAACGAGGGGCGCGTCTCGACGCGGCTCGGCCTCTCGGCGCAGCCGGGCGAGGCCGAGTCGACCGCGGTCGCCCGCGACATCGCGCTCTGCGAGCTCGCGGGAGGCCGGCTCCACGTCTGCCACGTCTCGACGGCGCGCTCCGTCGCGCTGGTCCGCGAGGCGAAGGCGCGCGGGGTGCGCGTCACCTGCGAGGTCACGCCGCATCACCTCTTTCTCACCGACGAGGAGGTGGCCCGTTCCGGCTTCTCGACCGACACGAAGGTGAACCCGCCTCTGCGCGGCGCGCGCGAAGTCGAGGCGCTTCACGCCGGGCTCGTGGACGGGACGATCGACGCCGTCGCGACCGACCACGCGCCTCATCACGCCGACGAGAAGGCGGTCGACTACGAGTCCGCTCCGTTCGGCGTCATCGGCCTCGAAACGGCCGCGGCGCTCTTCCACGACCGCCTCGTCCGCCCCGGCACGGTCACCCTCGCCCGCATGGTCGAGCTCTTCTCGTCCGGGCCGGCCCGCACCTTCTCTCTTCCCGGCGGCACGCTCGCCGAGAGCGGCGTCGCCGACGTCACGATCTTCGACCCCTCGGCGGAGGTCGAGGTGGATCCCCGCGCGTTCCGCTCCCGCGCGCGGAACACGCCGTTCGCCGGCGCGAGGCTGACCGGCGCCGTCGCCGCGACGTACGTCGGCGGAAGAGAAGTCTACCGGCGGCCGTGA
- a CDS encoding response regulator, whose product MKPRPKRIVIVDDSDAACAMFRDILIERYGAGVAVETYVTPLNALSKIDGSIDLLVVDLEMPHMDGKKFLEFAIERGVSRSRVIVTSGRDADDLHSIFPPGACLAVMNKTEPKQREAFTMILDSIMRR is encoded by the coding sequence GTGAAGCCCCGGCCGAAGCGGATCGTGATCGTCGACGATTCCGACGCGGCCTGCGCCATGTTCCGGGACATCCTGATCGAGCGCTACGGCGCCGGGGTCGCCGTGGAGACGTACGTCACGCCGCTCAACGCGCTCTCGAAGATCGACGGCTCGATCGACCTGCTGGTCGTCGACCTCGAGATGCCGCACATGGACGGGAAGAAGTTTCTCGAGTTCGCGATCGAGCGGGGGGTGTCGCGATCGCGGGTGATCGTCACCTCCGGGCGCGACGCGGACGACCTGCATTCGATCTTCCCGCCGGGCGCCTGCCTCGCGGTGATGAACAAGACCGAGCCGAAGCAGCGCGAGGCGTTCACGATGATCCTCGACTCGATCATGAGGAGATGA
- a CDS encoding inositol monophosphatase family protein, protein MIDAAMEAARRGGEILLSWWRRLPAGAVEEKAQNDFVSRADRESEAAIVETLLARHPGDGVLGEEGASRKGTSGREWVIDPLDGTSNFIAGFPFWCVSIAAREKGRVVAGVVWDPLRGEMYSAERGAGAFRNGARLRASARPSARGAFLATGFPFRAHEMIDPYLAIFRALFLEAKAIRRAGSAALDLANVAAGVFDGFFEFRLSAWDIAAGAILIEEAGGELRDFEGGPRYLETGDVVAGSPGVVASILEIARDVEARGRSGC, encoded by the coding sequence ATGATCGACGCGGCGATGGAGGCGGCCCGGCGAGGGGGGGAGATCCTTCTCTCCTGGTGGCGGCGCCTCCCGGCCGGCGCGGTCGAGGAGAAGGCGCAGAACGACTTCGTCTCGCGCGCGGACCGGGAGAGCGAGGCGGCGATCGTCGAGACGCTTCTCGCGCGGCACCCGGGCGACGGGGTCCTCGGCGAGGAAGGGGCGAGCCGAAAGGGGACGAGCGGCCGCGAGTGGGTGATCGATCCGCTCGACGGGACCTCGAATTTCATCGCCGGCTTTCCGTTCTGGTGCGTCTCGATCGCTGCCCGCGAGAAGGGACGCGTCGTCGCCGGGGTCGTCTGGGACCCCCTGCGGGGAGAGATGTATTCGGCCGAGCGCGGCGCCGGCGCTTTCCGCAACGGCGCGCGGCTCCGCGCCAGCGCCCGGCCCTCGGCGCGGGGGGCGTTCCTCGCGACGGGGTTCCCGTTCCGCGCGCACGAAATGATCGACCCGTACCTGGCGATTTTCCGCGCGCTCTTCCTCGAGGCGAAAGCGATCCGGCGCGCCGGCAGCGCCGCGCTCGATCTCGCCAACGTCGCGGCGGGCGTGTTCGACGGGTTCTTCGAGTTCCGGCTTTCCGCGTGGGACATCGCCGCCGGTGCGATCCTGATCGAAGAGGCTGGCGGAGAGCTCCGCGACTTCGAAGGGGGGCCGCGGTATCTCGAGACCGGGGACGTCGTCGCGGGATCGCCCGGCGTCGTCGCGTCGATCCTCGAGATCGCTCGGGACGTCGAAGCGAGGGGCCGCTCAGGGTGCTAG